One window of the Pyxicephalus adspersus chromosome 5, UCB_Pads_2.0, whole genome shotgun sequence genome contains the following:
- the VPS4B gene encoding vacuolar protein sorting-associated protein 4B, producing the protein MAANGTNLQKAIDLASKASQEDKAGNYEEALRLYQSAVQYFLHVVKYDTQGEKAKQSIRAKCIEYLDRAEQLKAYLKKKEKTPAKPVKEGAPPRAPEEKGNDSDEGDSEDPEKKKMQSQLQGAIVMEKPNVKWNDVAGLEGAKEALKEAVILPIKFPHLFTGKRTPWRGILLFGPPGTGKSYLAKAVATEANNSTFFSISSSDLVSKWLGESEKLVKNLFQLAREHKPSIIFIDEIDSLCGSRSENESEAARRIKTEFLVQMQGVGVDNEGILVLGATNIPWVLDSAIRRRFEKRIYIPLPEAHARTDMFKLHLGTTAHSLTDADFRDLGKRTNGYSGADISIIVRDALMQPVRKVQSATHFKRVQGKSPVNPDEIHDDLLTPCSPGDPDAVEMTWMDVPGDKLLEPTVGMADMLRSLTNTKPTVNEQDLEKLKKFTEDFGQEG; encoded by the exons AAAGCAATTGACCTTGCAAGTAAAGCCTCTCAGGAAGACAAAGCAGGAAACTATGAAGAAGCGCTTCGGCTATATCAGAGTGctgtacagtattttttacaTGTGGTAAAAT ATGACACTCAGGGTGAAAAAGCAAAGCAGAGTATTCGAGCGAAGTGTATAGAGTATCTTGACAGGGCAGAACAGCTGAAGGcatatttgaaaaagaaagagaaaacccCAGCAAAACCTGTAAAGGAAGGAGCACCTCCTCGAGCTCCAGAAGAAAAAGG gaatgaTAGTGATGAAGGGGACTCAGAAGACCCTGAGAAAAAGAAGATGCAGAGTCAGCTTCAAG GTGCAATTGTCATGGAAAAACCAAATGTAAAATGGAATGATGTTGCTGGCCTTGAAGGGGCCAAGGAAGCCCTTAAAGAGGCTGTGATTTTGCCAATTAAATTTCCTCATCTCTTTACAG GGAAAAGAACCCCTTGGCGAGGGATCCTACTTTTTGGACCTCCAGGAACAGGAAAGTCCTATTTAGCCAAAGCTGTGGCTACAGAAGCAAACAACTCCACTTTTTTCTCCATATCATCGTCGGACCTTGTCTCAAAATGGCTTGGAGAAAGTGAAAA gCTGGTGAAAAATTTATTTCAGCTTGCCAGAGAACATAAGCCCTCAATCATCTTTATTGATGAGATTGACTCACTCTGCGGCTCAAGAAGTGAGAATGAAAGTGAGGCTGCTCGCAGAATTAAAACCGAATTTCTGGTTCAAATGCAAG gtgTTGGCGTTGACAATGAAGGCATCTTAGTACTTGGTGCCACAAATATACCTTGGGTATTAGATTCTGCAATCCGGAGGCG atTTGAAAAACGAATTTACATTCCCCTTCCAGAAGCACATGCTCGAACAGACATGTTTAAACTCCATCTTGGAACAACAGCTCACAGCCTCACAGATGCAGATTTTCGAGATCTGGGCAAAAGAACAAATGGTTACTCTGGTGCCGATATCAGCATAATTGTGCGAGATGCCCTAATGCAGCCTGTCAGGAAAGTTCAGTCTGCCACACACTTTAAAAGG GTACAAGGGAAATCTCCTGTCAATCCAGATGAGATCCATGATGATCTGCTTACTCCATGTTCTCCTGGAGATCCGGATGCCGTTGAAATGACATGGATGGATGTACCTGGAGATAAGTTATTGGAACCTACTGTTGGCATG GCTGATATGCTGAGATCATTGACTAACACCAAACCTACAGTAAATGAGCAAGATctggaaaaattaaagaaattcaCAGAAGACTTTGGGCAAGAAGGATAA